atcggacggaccgaagagggttcggaagcaccgaagagttcggacgatccgaagtgtagttcggtgaatccgatcataggtgtcaagtgttgatcgacacgtcattttccatgcatgttcggacggtccgaagtgtatgatcggaggatccgatcatgagctgtcaagagccaatggacacgtagcgttcggacgttccgaagtgttgttcggaggatccgaacatggcctataaatagtgctcggatttctcatttttgacttgccaatttcttgagttttctctcattttggagagtttggaaggtttctagggttagttgttggtcgagcgatagccaagagctgccaggagtagtagcgtagcggcgcctgagttacgaggcaatcgacatcaaagggctgtcgacggacgaaggtaaaccctaaacctttggtagtactagggagtactggttttgctagtcgagcatggtagtattgattgagtatgcttttgatgcgtaggcttgttctagacctgattagcggtgttgcgtaaggctaggcttgctgtgatagaggtacgaaagtactatccgagatatcctggttgagtatacattcttatatgtgttgcatgattatgtggtgcattgatatatgtcatatgatgcatgctattatgtcacgtttattactgcacgttgcatttcatgttgagccgtatcttctttgagatagcctttactgttgagctgtatctctttcgagataagctatatcttggggccgctcagccctgtcttgtggacgcatggacaccgagagtacacagtggccgacgggtcgggagggcttcggtggtccgggacattttaggtccacgtctgtcttgtagtggatgcagtgacccagaggtgtaccgcgcggcactatccacttggcgcctctagactgagcattgttgagatccttttgtgactcctgtttcttgactaccccggtatcatgatcatagcatgtgcatttcatataggtctgtatactcatacttttgtactgggcgttcttatcgctcacgtcctcggttttgtttattcttggacaccccattcccacggggcaggcctcaggttggatggctcaggaggagcaggaggaggacgttgagtagctggttggtttagttttcagtgttttccatttgattcgatatggttgtattggatattttattttgagttattctagacttcgattgggttgtataaccattattttgttgacttttccgctgttatctctgattattgttaattaggttaattgcatgcttagttcttgcctagtaggtgattctggaacgggtcactacatttatggtatcagagcatgcatacgattttgggatatagatttctgttttgggatttccgttgaccaatttactagtttccccattctatgttgtagagatggctgaccactttggtgacgggagtagtcaggggagtgtaggtcgatggggtgatcaggacgatagtaggcgtcatcgtcatcgtgaacatcgtcatcgtcgggatggtcctaggcgttttgatttgcatcgtttcattcagatggggcctaagcctttagttggcggtgagactcccgatgatgcggaggattggttagagcgcatggagagttgttttcgcgcattccagtgcaccgatgagcagaagatggagacccttagttttcttctcgagggccgtgcgcgcaagtggtggcgatcgacttctgcgccgatagtccagtcccaaggtagggtgacttgggtcgatttccgtgcagcgttcatgcagctgtactttcctccagcccttcgccaggccaagacgattgagctcctgaaccttaagcaggggagtatgtctgttgatgagtatcagcagaaattcttcgagttgttaccctttgcgcctcatatcagtggcagttctgaagccaagtatgatcatttccttcagggccttaaccaggagatctttgatcgagtcactgtctgtgataatcctacttcgtacgatgggttggtaaaccggtgtcgtcaagcagagatcagtctccagcgtggtagggctattctttcttctagacctccgagtgttttgagtcctcgacctcagtctttcaagaaatctggttcttcttcttctggatctggatcaaggtctagcggtgttgttcgctttggtgagaagaaggattcttgtgcgcattgtgggaagaaccatccatcggagcaatgccgattagcagcaggagcttgttttcagtgcggagagatgggtcatctcaagaagaattgtcctcagctgcgaggtggagcaggatctggttctggatcccagacgactgttcagcagaggagacagggtcaggcagggggtagttcgaatcttcgacctcgtgcccaaggtcaggttttgcgctgaaccaggatcagcctgggatgtaattgttatacagttgtaatgaagaatatttgcagtgtattacaatggtgtttcattctcttgcctagatttcgaggacgaaatctttttaagggggggagaatgtagtagcccgaattccaaattgggtaattaacggagtaatggtgattaagaaggtttaaggtgtaattttgaccgagtcatgatcggacggaccgaagagggttcggaagcaccgaagagttcggacgatccgaagtgtagttcggtgaatccgatcataggtgtcaagtgttgatcgacacgtcattttccatgcatgttcggacggtccgaagtgtatgatcggaggatccgatcatgagctgtcaagagccaatggacacgtagcgttcggacgttccgaagtgttgttcggaggatccgaacatggcctataaatagtgctcggatttctcatttttgacttgccaatttcttgagttttctctcattttggagagtttggaaggttttctagggttagttgttggtcgagcgatagccaagagctgccaggagtagtagcgtagcggcgcctgagttacgaggcaatcgacatcaaagggctgtcgacggacgaaggtaaaccctaaacctttggtagtactagggagtactggttttgctagtcgagcatggtagtattgattgagtatgcttttgatgcgtaggcttgttctagacctgattatcggtgttgcgtaaggctaggcttgctgtgatagaggtacgaaagtactatcccagatatcctggttgagtatacattcttatatgtgttgcatgattatgtggtgcattgatatatgtcatatgatgcatgctattatgtcacgtttattactgcacgttgcatttcatgttgagccgtatcttctttgagatagcctttactgttgagctgtatctctttcgagataagctatatcttggggccgctcagccctgtcttgtggacgcatggacaccgagagtacacagtggccgacgggtcgggagggcttcggtggtccgggacattttaggtccacgtctgtcttgtaccACCACTTAAACAAGgtaatcccctcaagttttgcactagaaaaactcaaggattttcaatgagaatgatttttgctctccaaaaattgaagaacaaaacttgaaaaatgagagaaaaactNNNNNNNNNNNNNNNNNNNNNNNNNNNNNNNNNNNNNNNNNNNNNNNNNNNNNNNNNNNNNNNNNNNNNNNNNNNNNNNNNNNNNNNNNNNNNNNNNNNNNNNNNNNNNNNNNNNNNNNNNNNNNNNNNNNNNNNNNNNNNNNNNNNNNNNNNNNNNNNNNNNNNNNNNNNNNNNNNNNNNNNNNNNNNNNNNNNNNNNNNNNNNNNNNNNNNNNNNNNNNNNNNNNNNNNNNNNNNNNNNNNNNNNNNNNNNNNNNNNNNNNNNNNNNNNNNNNNNNNNNNNNNNNNNNNNNNNNNNNNNNNNNNNNNNNNNNNNNNNNNNNNNNNNNNNNNNNNNNNNNNNNNNNNNNNNNNNNNNNNNNNNNNNNNNNNNNNNNNNNNNNNNNNNNNNNNNNNNNNNNNNNNNNNNNNNNNNNNNNNNNNNNNNNNNNNNNNNNNNNNNNNNNNNNNNNNNNNNNNNNNNNNNNNNNNNNNNNNNNNNNNNNNNNNNNNNNNNNNNNNNNNNNNNNNNNNNNNNNNNNNNNNNNNNNNNNNNNNNNNNNNNNNNNNNNNNNNNNNNNNNNNNNNNNNNNNNNNNNNNNNNNNNNNNNNNNNNNNNNNNNNNNNNNNNNNNNNNNNNNNNNNNNNNNNNNNNNNNNNNNNNNNNNNNNNNNNNNNNNNNNNNNNNNNNNNNNNNNNNNNNNNNNNNNNNNNNNNNNNNNNNNNNNNNNNNNNNNNNNNNNNNNNNNNNNNNNNNNNNNNNNNNNNNNNNNNNNNNNNNNNNNNNNNNNNNNNNNNNNNNNNNNNNNNNNNNNNNNNNNNNNNNNNNNNNNNNNNNNNNNNNNNNNNNNNNNNNNNNNNNNNNNNNNNNNNNNNNNNNNNNNNNNNNNNNNNNNNNNNNNNNNNNNNNNNNNNNNNNNNNNNNNNNNNNNNNNNNNNNNNNNNNNNNNNNNNNNNNNNNNNNNNNNNNNNNNNNNNNNNNNNNNNNNNNNNNNNNNNNNNNNNNNNNNNNNNNNNNNNNNNNNNNNNNNNNNNNNNNNNNNNNNNNNNNNNNNNNNNNNNNNNNNNNNNNNNNNNNNNNNNNNNNNNNNNNNNNNNNNNNNNNNNNNNNNNNNNNNNNNNNNNNNNNNNNNNNNNNNNNNNNNNNNNNNNNNNNNNNNNNNNNNNNNNNNNNNNNNNNNNNNNNNNNNNNNNNNNNNNNNNNNNNNNNNNNNNNNNNNNNNNNNNNNNNNNNNNNNNNNNNNNNNNNNNNNNNNNNNNNNNNNNNNNNNNNNNNNNNNNNNNNNNNNNNNNNNNNNNNNNNNNNNNNNNNNNNNNNNNNNNNNNNNNNNNNNNNNNNNNNNNNNNNNNNNNNNNNNNNNNNNNNNNNNNNNNNNNNNNNNNNNNNNNNNNNNNNNNNNNNNNNNNNNNNNNNNNNNNNNNNNNNNNNNNNNNNNNNNNNNNNNNNNNNNNNNNNNNNNNNNNNNNNNNNNNNNNNNNNNNNNNNNNNNNNNNNNNNNNNNNNNNNNNNNNNNNNNNNNNNNNNNNNNNNNNNNNNNNNNNNNNNNNNNNNNNNNNNNNNNNNNNNNNNNNNNNNNNNNNNNNNNNNNNNNNNNNNNNNNNNNNNNNNNNNNNNNNNNNNNNNNNNNNNNNNNNNNNNNNNNNNNNNNNNNNNNNNNNNNNNNNNNNNNNNNNNNNNNNNNNNNNNNNNNNNNNNNNNNNNNNNNNNNNNNNNNNNNNNNNNNNNNNNNNNNNNNNNNNNNNNNNNNNNNNNNNNNNNNNNNNNNNNNNNNNNNNNNNNNNNNNNNNNNNNNNNNNNNNNNNNNNNNNNNNNNNNNNNNNNNNNNNNNNNNNNNNNNNNNNNNNNNNNNNNNNNNNNNNNNNNNNNNNNNNNNNNNNNNNNNNNNNNNNNNNNNNNNNNNNNNNNNNNNNNNNNNNNNNNNNNNNNNNNNNNNNNNNNNNNNNNNNNNNNNNNNNNNNNNNNNNNNNNNNNNNNNNNNNNNNNNNNNNNNNNNNNNNNNNNNNNNNNNNNNNNNNNNNNNNNNNNNNNNNNNNNNNNNNNNNNNNNNNNNNNNNNNNNNNNNNNNNNNNNNNNNNNNNNNNNNNNNNNNNNNNNNNNNNNNNNNNNNNNNNNNNNNNNNNNNNNNNNNNNNNNNNNNNNNNNNNNNNNNNNNNNNNNNNNNNNNNNNNNNNNNNNNNNNNNNNNNNNNNNNNNNNNNNNNNNNNNNNNNNNNNNNNNNNNNNNNNNNNNNNNNNNNNNNNNNNNNNNNNNNNNNNNNNNNNNNNNNNNNNNNNNNNNNNNNNNNNNNNNNNNNNNNNNNNNNNNNNNNNNNNNNNNNNNNNNNNNNNNNNNNNNNNNNNNNNNNNNNNNNNNNNNNNNNNNNNNNNNNNNNNNNNNNNNNNNNNNNNNNNNNNNNNNNNNNNNNNNNNNNNNNNNNNNNNNNNNNNNNNNNNNNNNNNNNNNNNNNNNNNNNNNNNNNNNNNNNNNNNNNNNNNNNNNNNNNNNNNNNNNNNNNNNNNNNNNNNNNNNNNNNNNNNNNNNNNNNNNNNNNNNNNNNNNNNNNNNNNNNNNNNNNNNNNNNNNNNNNNNNNNNNNNNNNNNNNNNNNNNNNNNNNNNNNNNNNNNNNNNNNNNNNNNNNNNNNNNNNNNNNNNNNNNNNNNNNNNNNNNNNNNNNNNNNNNNNNNNNNNNNNNNNNNNNNNNNNNNNNNNNNNNNNNNNNNNNNNNNNNNNNNNNNNNNNNNNNNNNNNNNNNNNNNNNNNNNNNNNNNNNNNNNNNNNNNNNNNNNNNNNNNNNNNNNNNNNNNNNNNNNNNNNNNNNNNNNNNNNNNNNNNNNNNNNNNNNNNNNNNNNNNNNNNNNNNNNNNNNNNNNNNNNNNNNNNNNNNNNNNNNNNNNNNNNNNNNNNNNNNNNNNNNNNNNNNNNNNNNNNNNNNNNNNNNNNNNNNNNNNNNNNNNNNNNNNNNNNNNNNNNNNNNNNNNNNNNNNNNNNNNNNNNNNNNNNNNNNNNNNNNNNNNNNNNNNNNNNNNNNNNNNNNNNNNNNNNNNNNNNNNNNNNNNNNNNNNNNNNNNNNNNNNNNNNNNNNNNNNNNNNNNNNNNNNNNNNNNNNNNNNNNNNNNNNNNNNNNNNNNNNNNNNNNNNNNNNNNNNNNNNNNNNNNNNNNNNNNNNNNNNNNNNNNNNNNNNNNNNNNNNNNNNNNNNNNNNNNNNNNNNNNNNNNNNNNNNNNNNNNNNNNNNNNNNNNNNNNNNNNNNNNNNNNNNNNNNNNNNNNNNNNNNNNNNNNNNNNNNNNNNNNNNNNNNNNNNNNNNNNNNNNNNNCAGCCCCCTAACATGCTtgaacaatttttaaaaaacaaaaatcatGAACATAAGCATGCAAGTGCTAAAATTCGAATTTCTGGAAAACAAACTCACATGATATTCATGCatcttatataaaaatattaatatgatgTCACGGATGAGAAAAGAAGATTAGGGTGTGCTTTTGCGTAATATACGCTCGAATATAcatgacgacgaagaacgggacgtgACGATGGCTTGCACTCGGCTTGATGCCTTCGAAAAACCCTTCCAAGATTTTCTTCAAGGTGCCGTGAGTGGTATGTGGTGTTTGAGAGtgttttcagaaaataaaaggTGGGGCCTATAGCTTTGTGTGCAAGGTAGACTAGGTTTTGCAATTTTTTacactttaaatactaatttaatCCCTAAGTAGgatttaggcctattaagccataaaAAAGCCATTAGTTAAATTaggattaaataaaataataccaaagtttttctttaattaaaatgtgaatttattagccgggttgcctaaacgctcgtattttagttgaaaaccaCATcgtaatgtaatgcccggaattaatcctaataatctgtaattattgatttataatttgatatgattatgaaaggattaaccgAGACACGATTGAGGTAACGTGTGAAAATGTATGGCGAGGACAGTACCAtctgcgcacatgcgcgacatgtggacgcgcacatgcgcgaattggacagaaggtctcgcgcatacaCCGACTGAAGATAAGCAGCATCAATTTGTCACAAACTGAACCcattttttgaagaaaatatataatcggagagtgtttattcaacccccctttctaaacactcatCAGCTTTCCAATCGATCCTTTCACACCAACAACCTCTCATTCAATAATTGCAATATTTTCAATCAATGTGAATCGAACCTGGGAACTTAGCTCTGTACACCATTGTAGGATCGAGCACTTGCCTCTTTACcaaaaagctatagctggtggtaatgatgcaactcaaatattttaaatcgtacaCCGACTCAAGCACCACGATTCGATCGCTTTACCAAGCAGGACAATTATTATATCTAACGTACTGTTTGGAAGAAATGGTGAAACATAAGGACGAAAATGAGTTTTTAACTTTTTGGTCTAAATTAaatgtatatataattttttttaaaaaaaactaaccGAGAGTTGATGGCAGGGACGAAAAATGTGATGAATTTGGCAAACCAAATAGAAGAGGGAGATTTTAAGAAAAGTGACAAAAAAAATGGAGGAAAATAAGTAGCAAGCGGTgagataaaaatttataataataataattcaattgATTAATGCAGAACATGACTCCAAAACAGAATTCCCCTTCCGTGCAGAATATATCCCCCTTGAAACAAGCACAATATGAGTGAGTGCTTGTCATGTCCCTCCATTTTCACGCCTACCAAACAACTCTCATCTCCAAACAATATAGCTCGTAAAAAATCATCATAAAACACAATTCGAAACCCATCTTTCAAATGGCAGATCTTCACAAAACACCATCTTTTTTATCTTGCAATAACAATAATCACATGGGCAGGGGTGTGCTTTATCTTGGTTGTGGCCTTATTATATCACATATTCTGGAAGAAAAACGTGATATATTTTGCTCGATTACACTTGCTACAAGCCCCCTACTCTTGTCGTACACCGAGTCATTATATGCCGAGTATATCGAGCTGGACGACCAGTTCGATGATGACAGTGTGGCATTCCAGATCAAGGTTCTTGAAAAATCAGGTTCAGCGACGAAACGTCGATGCCCCATCCTTGTTCCGAGTTTCCATCACCAAGTCCCTTTCATTCAACAAAGATGAGGCGGAAATGGTCATCTTTTCTCTTGTCAAGGGAACTTTTGGACAAGAGAAGCATACGCCCGAAAGCAATAGACATTTTGATCATAAATTCTTGTACGTTTTCTGCCACACCATCACTTGCAGCAATGGTCGTAAACAAGTTCAAAATGAGAAGCAAATCATGAGTTTCAACCTTTCTGGAATGGGATGCAGTGCTGGAATAATATCTATAGGTCTAGCTAGAGATCTTTTAAGGGTTCATAGGAAATCGCTGGCCCTTATTCTGAGCACCGAGTTCATGAGCATGAACTGGTACACCGGTACGAACCGTTCGATGCTGCTTTCCAATTGCTTGTCAGAATGGGGGTGCCGCTATATTAATGTCCAGCAGATTCAAGACAGAAGGAAAGCGAAATATACGTTACAACACGTAGTTCGAACGAATATAGCTAGGGACGATAAATCTTATACATGTATCTACCAAGAAGAAGACCACGCGAATAAAAACTGGAGGATCTATTTCAAAGACATATAAGCGTGGCAGGAGAGGCAATGAAGGCAAACATGGCCACATTGGGACCTAAGGGTGTTTGCCATTTTTCTCACACAATTTCGGTATGTCATGTTTCTATTTCTGCAAAAGATGACGATCTTGGACAAGGGTCGATTTTATATACCGATTTCAGACAAGTTTTTGAACATTTCTGCATACATACTGGTTGGTAAAGCTGTGATCCTGGCGATTGAGAAGAGGCTGAAGCTGAAGACGGAAGACGTCGAGGCGTTCGAAGATGACTCTGTACAGATTTGGTAACATTCTCTTCGTCAATTTGGTTGAACTAAGCTATATGGAAGCTAAAGGGAGGATAAGAAAAGGGGGAGAGGGTGTGGCAGCTTGCATTCGGGAGTGGATTCAAGTGTAACAGTGCGGTGTGGAAATGTGTTGGCAGTAATATTATTGAGGGAGATGAAACCAATGCATGGAGGTGACATAATCCATATGTATCCGGTGGATGTGCCCGATACCAGGAAAATACTTTGAAAGTAAAGAGAAAAATTTGGCCACATGAATTCATTGTTTCTTTATTAGCTAGACATGGAGATGTATGGTTCTGTCCGATCTAGAATTTTAATTCTactatcttttaatattttaaattgatctacccaatccaatattatattatttcaaaattatacaaaatttacatataatttttttgaaaaaaaaaaattaggtcACCCGGGTATACCGCCCGTGGCAGATGCAATACCCACTGCAGCTAACCGGAGTTGATGGCAAAATAGCCTCTTATTGTTGAGAATCCTAAAATAGACTTCattttgttagagtagatgccctgtaagccaactgttggctgggaaatttattgactcaagtgtaataaacaatctttattttaatataatttaactttcatggtttcgttatactttatctgtatacccatgcaagcagcatagataaagtccttgattatgctttaatacaaatgaatcgtaattcgatgttgaaactcatttgtaaacactgcatattctaaattcgttcctagtcgattcagccgcctaagaCATGGataaggtcgcttgagctcgagactagcatatgtgatgttgtgtactgcgtttcttggtaaggtcaatagagatgtccaaacatacagatgggtagtcatatgatgaattataccgaacaaccctccctcggactttccaagtggttatcattcatcgagaggataagtccgtggttatgattgtacatcattagtccttacgacccgggacaaaaCACTGAgctctgtagtgacccgttccagaatcacctactaggcaagaactaagcatgcaattaacctaataacaataatcagagataacagcggaaaagtcaacaaaataatggttatacaacccaatcgaagtctagaataactcaaaataaaatatccaatacaaccatatcgaatcaaatggaaaacactgaaaactaaccaaccagctactcaacgtcctcctcctgctcctcctgagccatccaacctgaggcctgccccgtgggaatggggtgtccaagaataaacaaaaccgaggaccgtgagcgataagaacgcccagtacaaaagtatgagtatacagacctatatgaaatgcacatgctatgatcatgataccggggtaagtcaagaaacaggagtcacaaaaggatctcaaacaatgctcagtctagaggcgccaagtggatagtgccgcgcggtacacctctgggtcactgcatccacccttatttcttgaaggaaaggagttggaggcttgtagatcttcaccaagaagagctaaagtatttatactttagttggtgccattacATCAaactcaagaggttgataggtaaatctttcttaaacatcctatgcatgtttttgtagtttttgtaaatattacacaaatctTTTATGGGGGCCGAAATATTTGctcaaaaatttataatttttgcttccgttgcgcttccggcctccgtaaccggtccgctttcaggtattgaccttcaaggtgcgattggtggaaaaaggatatactcaaagacaaggagttgactttgaggaaacctttttccccagtcgcaatgttcaagtccataaggattttgctagc
The DNA window shown above is from Primulina eburnea isolate SZY01 unplaced genomic scaffold, ASM2296580v1 ctg857_ERROPOS3498143, whole genome shotgun sequence and carries:
- the LOC140822471 gene encoding probable 3-ketoacyl-CoA synthase 21, with protein sequence MTVWHSRSRFLKNQVQRRNVDAPSLFRVSITKSLSFNKDEAEMVIFSLVKGTFGQEKHTPESNRHFDHKFLYVFCHTITCSNGRKQVQNEKQIMSFNLSGMGCSAGIISIGLARDLLRVHRKSLALILSTEFMSMNWYTGTNRSMLLSNCLSEWGCRYINVQQIQDRRKAKYTLQHVVRTNIARDDKSYTCIYQEEDHANKNWRIYFKDI